The following coding sequences lie in one Arachis hypogaea cultivar Tifrunner chromosome 9, arahy.Tifrunner.gnm2.J5K5, whole genome shotgun sequence genomic window:
- the LOC112709057 gene encoding uncharacterized mitochondrial protein AtMg00860-like, translating into MNWEQPTSVAEIRSFLGLAGYYRRFNKGFSQLALPLTKLTRKDTLFVWTSECEESFQALKQRLTTTPVLVLSEPREPFEVYYDASLKGLGCVLMQHRNVVAYASRQLRPHEMNYPTHDLELATIVFALKI; encoded by the coding sequence ATGAATTGGGAGCAACCAACTTCAGTAGCAGAgatcaggagtttcttaggtttGGCGGGGTATTATCGGAGATTCAAtaagggattttcacagctcgctttacctttaactaagttgactaggaaaGATACACTTTTTGTCTGGACTTCGGAGTGCGAAGAGAGTTTTCAAGCATTGAAGCAAAGGTTGACTACTACACCCGTGTTAGTATTGTCTGAGCCAAGAGAGCCGTTTGAAGTGTATTATGATGCATCATTAAAGGGTTTGGGGTGCGTTCTAATGCAGCACCGAAATGTTGTAGCATATGCTTCACGGCAATTAAGGCCACATGAGATGAACTACCCGACTCACGACTTAGAACTTGCTACTATTGTGTTTGCTCTGAAAATCTGA